A region of Vigna radiata var. radiata cultivar VC1973A chromosome 6, Vradiata_ver6, whole genome shotgun sequence DNA encodes the following proteins:
- the LOC106764750 gene encoding cryptochrome-1 isoform X1, with protein MSGGGCNIVWFRRDLRVEDNPALAAGVRAGAVIAVFIWAPEEEGQYYPGRVSRWWLKQSLAHLDSSLRSLGTPLITKRSTNSVSSLLEVVKSTGATQLFFNHLYDPLSLVRDHRAKEVLTAQGITVRSFNSDLLYEPWDVNDAHGQPFTTFSAFWERCLSMPYDPQAPLLPPKRIIPGDASRCPCDTLVFEDDLEKASNALLSRAWSPGWSNADKALTAFINGPLIEYSKNRRKADSATTSFLSPHLHFGEVSVKKVFHLVRIKQVFWANEGNKAGEESVNLFLKSIGLREYSRYISFNHPYSHERPLLGHLKFFPWVVNEGYFKAWRQGRTGYPLVDAGMRELWATGWLHDRIRVVVSSFFVKVLQLPWRWGMKYFWDTLLDADLESDALGWQYISGTIPDGREFDRIDNPQFEGYKCDPNGEYVRRWLPELARLPTEWIHHPWNAPEYVLQAAGIELGSNYPLPIVGIDAAKVRLQEALIQMWQQEAASRAAIENGTEEGLGESSESAPIAFPQDTHMEERLAEPVRNNPPHGTRRYEDQMVPSMTSSHVRVEEEETSSDLRNTAADNRAEVPTNVTTQQNNRETVNQGGLLNLNRNTRVQNNATEMWRRNAAEDSTAESSSSTRRERDGGVVPVWSPPASNFSEQFVDDENGIGASSSYLQRQHPQSHQLMNWTRLPQTG; from the exons ATGTCAGGAGGAGGATGCAATATAGTGTGGTTTAGGAGAGATCTGAGGGTAGAGGATAATCCTGCACTGGCTGCCGGAGTTAGAGCAGGAGCTGTTATTGCTGTTTTCATATGGGCTCCAGAAGAAGAGGGTCAATACTACCCTGGGAGGGTTTCTAGGTGGTGGCTCAAACAAAGTTTGGCTCATCTTGATTCCTCTTTGAGAAGCCTTGGCACTCCCCTTATCACCAAGCGTTCCACTAATAGTGTTTCTTCCCTATTGGAGGTCGTTAAGTCCACTGGTGCTACTCAACTCTTTTTCAACCATTTATATG ATCCATTGTCACTTGTGAGGGATCACCGAGCAAAGGAGGTTCTGACTGCACAAGGCATTACCGTCCGTTCATTCAACTCAGACTTATTGTACGAACCATGGGATGTGAATGACGCTCATGGCCAACCATTCACAACTTTTTCTGCTTTTTGGGAAAGATGCCTCAGCATGCCTTATGACCCACAAGCACCTCTTCTCCCACCTAAAAGAATTATTCCAG GTGATGCTTCAAGGTGCCCTTGTGATACATTGGTGTTTGAAGACGATTTAGAGAAGGCAAGCAATGCGCTTCTTTCTCGAGCATGGTCACCGGGGTGGAGCAATGCTGACAAGGCATTGACGGCATTCATAAACGGTCCTCTGATTGAATACTCAAAGAATCGTAGGAAGGCTGATAGTGCCACAACCTCATTTCTCTCTCCACATTTGCACTTTGGTGAGGTTAGTGTAAAGAAAGTGTTCCATCTTGTCCGCATTAAGCAAGTGTTTTGGGCCAATGAAGGTAACAAGGCTGGTGAAGAGAGTGTGAACTTGTTTCTCAAGTCTATTGGTCTTAGAGAGTATTCAAGGTACATCAGTTTCAACCACCCCTACAGTCACGAGAGGCCCCTTCTAGGACACCTTAAGTTTTTCCCTTGGGTGGTGAATGAAGGCTACTTCAAGGCTTGGAGACAAGGCAGAACAGGGTACCCTTTGGTGGATGCTGGAATGAGAGAGTTGTGGGCAACTGGTTGGTTGCATGATCGGATACGTGTTGTGGTTTCAAGTTTCTTTGTGAAGGTTCTTCAGCTTCCTTGGAGATGGGGAATGAAGTATTTCTGGGATACCCTTTTGGATGCAGATCTTGAGAGTGATGCTCTTGGTTGGCAGTACATATCTGGTACTATTCCTGATGGTCGCGAATTTGATCGAATAGATAATCCACAG tttgaGGGGTATAAGTGTGATCCAAATGGAGAATATGTTCGACGCTGGCTTCCTGAACTTGCTAGGTTACCAACTGAATGGATACACCATCCGTGGAATGCACCAGAGTATGTACTACAAGCTGCTGGAATTGAACTTGGTTCAAATTATCCTCTTCCCATTGTGGGAATAGATGCTGCAAAAGTTAGACTGCAAGAAGCACTTATACAAATGTGGCAACAAGAAGCAGCTTCAAGAGCTGCAATTGAAAATGGAACGGAGGAAGGGCTTGGAGAGTCATCTGAATCAGCCCCTATTGCTTTTCCTCAAGACACGCACATGGAAGAAAGACTTGCTGAACCTGTTAGGAACAACCCACCTCATGGTACTCGGCGCTACGAGGATCAGATGGTCCCAAGTATGACTTCTTCCCATGTGAGAGTGGAAGAGGAAGAAACGTCTTCAGACCTTCGAAACACAGCAGCAGACAACAGAGCCGAAGTTCCTACAAATGTGACCACACAACAAAATAACAGAGAGACAGTGAATCAAGGAGGGCTGCTGAATTTAAATAGAAACACTCGAGTACAGAATAATGCTACTGAAATGTGGCGGAGAAATGCGGCTGAAGACTCCACAGCAGAATCGTCAAGTAGTACTAGGAGAGAAAGGGATGGGGGTGTAGTTCCAGTTTGGTCTCCCCCAGCATCTAACTTCTCAGAACAATTTGTAGATGATGAAAATGGTATTGGAGCCAGTTCATCATACTTGCAGAGGCAGCATCCTCAGTCCCATCAATTGATGAACTGGACGCGGCTACCTCAGACTGG GTAA
- the LOC106764750 gene encoding cryptochrome-1 isoform X2, protein MSGGGCNIVWFRRDLRVEDNPALAAGVRAGAVIAVFIWAPEEEGQYYPGRVSRWWLKQSLAHLDSSLRSLGTPLITKRSTNSVSSLLEVVKSTGATQLFFNHLYDPLSLVRDHRAKEVLTAQGITVRSFNSDLLYEPWDVNDAHGQPFTTFSAFWERCLSMPYDPQAPLLPPKRIIPGDASRCPCDTLVFEDDLEKASNALLSRAWSPGWSNADKALTAFINGPLIEYSKNRRKADSATTSFLSPHLHFGEVSVKKVFHLVRIKQVFWANEGNKAGEESVNLFLKSIGLREYSRYISFNHPYSHERPLLGHLKFFPWVVNEGYFKAWRQGRTGYPLVDAGMRELWATGWLHDRIRVVVSSFFVKVLQLPWRWGMKYFWDTLLDADLESDALGWQYISGTIPDGREFDRIDNPQFEGYKCDPNGEYVRRWLPELARLPTEWIHHPWNAPEYVLQAAGIELGSNYPLPIVGIDAAKVRLQEALIQMWQQEAASRAAIENGTEEGLGESSESAPIAFPQDTHMEERLAEPVRNNPPHGTRRYEDQMVPSMTSSHVRVEEEETSSDLRNTAADNRAEVPTNVTTQQNNRETVNQGGLLNLNRNTRVQNNATEMWRRNAAEDSTAESSSSTRRERDGGVVPVWSPPASNFSEQFVDDENGIGASSSYLQRQHPQSHQLMNWTRLPQTG, encoded by the exons ATGTCAGGAGGAGGATGCAATATAGTGTGGTTTAGGAGAGATCTGAGGGTAGAGGATAATCCTGCACTGGCTGCCGGAGTTAGAGCAGGAGCTGTTATTGCTGTTTTCATATGGGCTCCAGAAGAAGAGGGTCAATACTACCCTGGGAGGGTTTCTAGGTGGTGGCTCAAACAAAGTTTGGCTCATCTTGATTCCTCTTTGAGAAGCCTTGGCACTCCCCTTATCACCAAGCGTTCCACTAATAGTGTTTCTTCCCTATTGGAGGTCGTTAAGTCCACTGGTGCTACTCAACTCTTTTTCAACCATTTATATG ATCCATTGTCACTTGTGAGGGATCACCGAGCAAAGGAGGTTCTGACTGCACAAGGCATTACCGTCCGTTCATTCAACTCAGACTTATTGTACGAACCATGGGATGTGAATGACGCTCATGGCCAACCATTCACAACTTTTTCTGCTTTTTGGGAAAGATGCCTCAGCATGCCTTATGACCCACAAGCACCTCTTCTCCCACCTAAAAGAATTATTCCAG GTGATGCTTCAAGGTGCCCTTGTGATACATTGGTGTTTGAAGACGATTTAGAGAAGGCAAGCAATGCGCTTCTTTCTCGAGCATGGTCACCGGGGTGGAGCAATGCTGACAAGGCATTGACGGCATTCATAAACGGTCCTCTGATTGAATACTCAAAGAATCGTAGGAAGGCTGATAGTGCCACAACCTCATTTCTCTCTCCACATTTGCACTTTGGTGAGGTTAGTGTAAAGAAAGTGTTCCATCTTGTCCGCATTAAGCAAGTGTTTTGGGCCAATGAAGGTAACAAGGCTGGTGAAGAGAGTGTGAACTTGTTTCTCAAGTCTATTGGTCTTAGAGAGTATTCAAGGTACATCAGTTTCAACCACCCCTACAGTCACGAGAGGCCCCTTCTAGGACACCTTAAGTTTTTCCCTTGGGTGGTGAATGAAGGCTACTTCAAGGCTTGGAGACAAGGCAGAACAGGGTACCCTTTGGTGGATGCTGGAATGAGAGAGTTGTGGGCAACTGGTTGGTTGCATGATCGGATACGTGTTGTGGTTTCAAGTTTCTTTGTGAAGGTTCTTCAGCTTCCTTGGAGATGGGGAATGAAGTATTTCTGGGATACCCTTTTGGATGCAGATCTTGAGAGTGATGCTCTTGGTTGGCAGTACATATCTGGTACTATTCCTGATGGTCGCGAATTTGATCGAATAGATAATCCACAG tttgaGGGGTATAAGTGTGATCCAAATGGAGAATATGTTCGACGCTGGCTTCCTGAACTTGCTAGGTTACCAACTGAATGGATACACCATCCGTGGAATGCACCAGAGTATGTACTACAAGCTGCTGGAATTGAACTTGGTTCAAATTATCCTCTTCCCATTGTGGGAATAGATGCTGCAAAAGTTAGACTGCAAGAAGCACTTATACAAATGTGGCAACAAGAAGCAGCTTCAAGAGCTGCAATTGAAAATGGAACGGAGGAAGGGCTTGGAGAGTCATCTGAATCAGCCCCTATTGCTTTTCCTCAAGACACGCACATGGAAGAAAGACTTGCTGAACCTGTTAGGAACAACCCACCTCATGGTACTCGGCGCTACGAGGATCAGATGGTCCCAAGTATGACTTCTTCCCATGTGAGAGTGGAAGAGGAAGAAACGTCTTCAGACCTTCGAAACACAGCAGCAGACAACAGAGCCGAAGTTCCTACAAATGTGACCACACAACAAAATAACAGAGAGACAGTGAATCAAGGAGGGCTGCTGAATTTAAATAGAAACACTCGAGTACAGAATAATGCTACTGAAATGTGGCGGAGAAATGCGGCTGAAGACTCCACAGCAGAATCGTCAAGTAGTACTAGGAGAGAAAGGGATGGGGGTGTAGTTCCAGTTTGGTCTCCCCCAGCATCTAACTTCTCAGAACAATTTGTAGATGATGAAAATGGTATTGGAGCCAGTTCATCATACTTGCAGAGGCAGCATCCTCAGTCCCATCAATTGATGAACTGGACGCGGCTACCTCAGACTGGGTAA